A genomic segment from Leopardus geoffroyi isolate Oge1 chromosome A2, O.geoffroyi_Oge1_pat1.0, whole genome shotgun sequence encodes:
- the TEX45 gene encoding testis-expressed protein 45 isoform X1: MPPLEVAPCPPMAMAAVALLPCPMSRLDFLKASHFALGPDPRLHVDAMQPTSHRDFPAYPGVTRALSCQEPPVRSFFRQDTRAAGAELQSEAHRAFAPLAPQPSAPSGTRERTLATPATNLRVYAPARSRTGLSTARADFGWPELPARAREQIRGARLIFDRDSVPPGDRAKLRIPPTTYQALFPPHDACPRPRAPCSHFGGSNALQWDHRRQDDGTSYQRQFQALPGPPASMCKRASSSVELGDPKIGYGPVCSEQRQAYGPQGLPPDRYDKAQASAHIHYVNIRPGDGLFRDRTTEAEHFYPREPERFVLHHDQTPASHILEGNRCPGPGSLTTSVHFFHGQPLPVNKPPSCHVPHEKLQSHVGLGESSLLGQFFQTSTGTDYCSPGTIQKPQRAPTLHLLPSNLPRGTGETDFLTMNQKMLKPHRTAPASVTDEMLQRCKYNHIEPPLGGRRFFSTQYEDEFAFKFQGPAMLRSANLQDSHVPLGSPRQWVCGAGKVDLQTPQPPTYPCPSQQ, translated from the exons ATGCCACCCCTTGAG GTGGCGCCTTGTCCCCCGATGGCGATGGCCGCGGTCGCCCTCCTGCCATGCCCGATGTCCCGGCTGGACTTCCTCAAGGCCTCGCACTTTGCACTAGGGCCGGATCCGCGGCTGCACGTGGACGCCATGCAACCCACGTCGCACCGGGACTTCCCGGCCTACCCGGGCGTCACCCGCGCGCTGTCGTGCCAGGAGCCGCCCGTCAGGTCCTTCTTCCGACAGGACACGCGCGCCGCAGGCGCGGAGCTCCAGTCGGAGGCGCACCGCGCGTTCGCGCCCCTGGCGCCGCAGCCGTCCGCGCCGTCGGGGACGCGGGAGCGCACCCTCGCCACGCCGGCCACCAACTTGCGCGTGTACGCGCCCGCGCGCTCCCGTACCGGCCTCTCCACCGCGCGCGCGGACTTTGGCTGGCCGGAGCTGCCGGCGCGCGCCAGAGAGCAGATCCGCGGCGCGCGCCTCATCTTCGACCGCGACTCGGTGCCGCCCGGCGACCGAGCCAAGCTGCGCATCCCGCCCACCACCTACCAGGCGCTTTTCCCGCCCCACGACGCGTGCCCGCGGCCCCGCGCGCCCTGCAGCCACTTCG GGGGCAGCAACGCACTCCAGTGGGACCACAGGAGACAGGACGATGGGACCTCCTACCAGAGACAGTTTCAGGCCCTGCCAGGCCCACCTGCCTCGATGTGTAAGAGG GCCTCCTCCAGTGTGGAGCTGGGAGACCCCAAGATTGGCTATGGGCCTGTGTGCTCCGAGCAGAGACAAGCCTACGGGCCCCAGGGTCTGCCCCCAGACAG GTATGACAAGGCCCAGGCCTCGGCCCACATCCACTATGTGAATATTCGTCCTGGAGATGGGCTCTTCCGTGACAGGACCACCGAGGCTGAACACTTCTACCCCCGAGAGCCAG AGCGTTTTGTTCTTCACCACGACCAGACTCCGGCATCGCACATCCTGGAAGGAAATCGGTGCCCCGGCCCGGGCAGCCTCACCACCTCCGTGCACTTCTTCCACGGCCAG CCACTGCCCGTGAAcaagccacccagctgccacgTGCCCCACGAGAAACTGCAGAGTCACGTGGGCCTAGGGGAGTCCTCGCTGCTCGGACAGTTCTTCCAGACCTCCACTGGCACAGACTACTGCTCCCCGGGCACCATCCAGAAGCCGCAGAGAGCGCCCACTCTCCACTTGCTGCCTAGCAACCTGCCCCGGGGCACCGGCG aaacagattttttaacCATGAACCAGAAGATGCTGAAGCCGCATAGAACAGCTCCCGCCTCCGTGACTGACGAGATGCTACAGcgg TGCAAGTATAACCACATTGAGCCCCCGCTGGGTGGACGGCGCTTCTTCTCAACCCAATACGAGGATGAGTTTGCCTTCAAGTTCCAGGGCCCAGCGATGCTGAGATCGGCCAACCTCCAGGACAGCCATGTGCCTCTGGGCTCCCCCCGCCAGTGGGTCTGTGGGGCTGGGAAGGTAGACCTTCAGACCCCCCAGCCCCCTACTTACCCATGCCCTAGCCAGCAATAA
- the TEX45 gene encoding testis-expressed protein 45 isoform X2: MAMAAVALLPCPMSRLDFLKASHFALGPDPRLHVDAMQPTSHRDFPAYPGVTRALSCQEPPVRSFFRQDTRAAGAELQSEAHRAFAPLAPQPSAPSGTRERTLATPATNLRVYAPARSRTGLSTARADFGWPELPARAREQIRGARLIFDRDSVPPGDRAKLRIPPTTYQALFPPHDACPRPRAPCSHFGGSNALQWDHRRQDDGTSYQRQFQALPGPPASMCKRASSSVELGDPKIGYGPVCSEQRQAYGPQGLPPDRYDKAQASAHIHYVNIRPGDGLFRDRTTEAEHFYPREPERFVLHHDQTPASHILEGNRCPGPGSLTTSVHFFHGQPLPVNKPPSCHVPHEKLQSHVGLGESSLLGQFFQTSTGTDYCSPGTIQKPQRAPTLHLLPSNLPRGTGETDFLTMNQKMLKPHRTAPASVTDEMLQRCKYNHIEPPLGGRRFFSTQYEDEFAFKFQGPAMLRSANLQDSHVPLGSPRQWVCGAGKVDLQTPQPPTYPCPSQQ, from the exons ATGGCGATGGCCGCGGTCGCCCTCCTGCCATGCCCGATGTCCCGGCTGGACTTCCTCAAGGCCTCGCACTTTGCACTAGGGCCGGATCCGCGGCTGCACGTGGACGCCATGCAACCCACGTCGCACCGGGACTTCCCGGCCTACCCGGGCGTCACCCGCGCGCTGTCGTGCCAGGAGCCGCCCGTCAGGTCCTTCTTCCGACAGGACACGCGCGCCGCAGGCGCGGAGCTCCAGTCGGAGGCGCACCGCGCGTTCGCGCCCCTGGCGCCGCAGCCGTCCGCGCCGTCGGGGACGCGGGAGCGCACCCTCGCCACGCCGGCCACCAACTTGCGCGTGTACGCGCCCGCGCGCTCCCGTACCGGCCTCTCCACCGCGCGCGCGGACTTTGGCTGGCCGGAGCTGCCGGCGCGCGCCAGAGAGCAGATCCGCGGCGCGCGCCTCATCTTCGACCGCGACTCGGTGCCGCCCGGCGACCGAGCCAAGCTGCGCATCCCGCCCACCACCTACCAGGCGCTTTTCCCGCCCCACGACGCGTGCCCGCGGCCCCGCGCGCCCTGCAGCCACTTCG GGGGCAGCAACGCACTCCAGTGGGACCACAGGAGACAGGACGATGGGACCTCCTACCAGAGACAGTTTCAGGCCCTGCCAGGCCCACCTGCCTCGATGTGTAAGAGG GCCTCCTCCAGTGTGGAGCTGGGAGACCCCAAGATTGGCTATGGGCCTGTGTGCTCCGAGCAGAGACAAGCCTACGGGCCCCAGGGTCTGCCCCCAGACAG GTATGACAAGGCCCAGGCCTCGGCCCACATCCACTATGTGAATATTCGTCCTGGAGATGGGCTCTTCCGTGACAGGACCACCGAGGCTGAACACTTCTACCCCCGAGAGCCAG AGCGTTTTGTTCTTCACCACGACCAGACTCCGGCATCGCACATCCTGGAAGGAAATCGGTGCCCCGGCCCGGGCAGCCTCACCACCTCCGTGCACTTCTTCCACGGCCAG CCACTGCCCGTGAAcaagccacccagctgccacgTGCCCCACGAGAAACTGCAGAGTCACGTGGGCCTAGGGGAGTCCTCGCTGCTCGGACAGTTCTTCCAGACCTCCACTGGCACAGACTACTGCTCCCCGGGCACCATCCAGAAGCCGCAGAGAGCGCCCACTCTCCACTTGCTGCCTAGCAACCTGCCCCGGGGCACCGGCG aaacagattttttaacCATGAACCAGAAGATGCTGAAGCCGCATAGAACAGCTCCCGCCTCCGTGACTGACGAGATGCTACAGcgg TGCAAGTATAACCACATTGAGCCCCCGCTGGGTGGACGGCGCTTCTTCTCAACCCAATACGAGGATGAGTTTGCCTTCAAGTTCCAGGGCCCAGCGATGCTGAGATCGGCCAACCTCCAGGACAGCCATGTGCCTCTGGGCTCCCCCCGCCAGTGGGTCTGTGGGGCTGGGAAGGTAGACCTTCAGACCCCCCAGCCCCCTACTTACCCATGCCCTAGCCAGCAATAA